Genomic DNA from Pelagibaculum spongiae:
CAAACTCTTCAATTTAAAAATTGAGGTGATCAATCTGGCCAATCTTGAACACAAGCATAAGCTTGATATTCTTTCATGGTCACTTGATCGGTGCGCTAGATAAATCCCGTAAGAATAAATTCTTAAGAGAAGCATCAAATCGACTTTTGATTGTCGATCGTCACCTGCAAGTGTCCACACAAATTGCATGAATGATAAGTTGTTAAAGAGCCAACTCAGCGGGCTGCGCTGAGCGAGTAGGCTGCGCATTCTACAATGCGAAACCAAATTGTCAAGCAGAATGTTGAAGCGAACTGTAAAAGTTTTTAAAACGGCGCTTTCGAGTAGAAAGCTTTAAAAACCTAGTGAAACAAACAGTCTGACTGGCTAAAAGCCGTTCAATTCGTTGTGTCTCGTTGTTCGTGTCTCGTTCTGTTTGCGTTGCTGCCGTGACAGCGAGGTCGCATTATAGGTATCTAAAGACAGAACACAAGCGCTTTGCTAAAGAATCTGCCAGAAAAAGTAAGTTATCGGTAATGTGCAAGCTAAGTGGTTGATTGTGATCTTTAGTCAACTACGTTTAAGCAAAATGAAGACATTACCAACAAAAGCCAAGGTTATTTCATGGCTGCTATTCTATATATTCTATAAATTTCAAATATCTTACTGATTTCAAAAAAACTTCAAGGAAGAAAAATGATTGAGTGTGTACTTTGCTTAGATGTTGATGGCACGCTGTTAGTCTCATCTGATGAGAGCATTCCGCATAAAACAACTGCTGCAGATTTCTATGCTCGTCAGGGATACCCGGAAAAAAAGCTAAATTTCTCTGGCTCGCCAATCCCTAAGTTAAAAGGAATCAAAACCGCTGTTAGAGACCGTACTCCAGAGCACATCAACAGCTCATTCACGCCCGTCAACCACAGCGCATATACCGAGATATTCAAAAGAATATTTTCTGGCGACCTTAAAGGCAGGGTTCAAATCGTTGTAATAACGAAAGGGCCCTACAGCATGTCTAACCTTGGGGTAACGCTTGATGTGCTATTTCAGACCAGTCAAAAGATGCGTGGAGGAGCACACCGTGGCTTATTTCAACATGACGCCTATTTTCTAACCAGAGTCCCATTTGATGATATGGCACATTCGATGTTCGCTAATCCTGGCTGGGATTCGATTACGGATGTTCAGAGCAAACTTGCAGTTATAAAAGGTGTTCAAGCGGCTAGCATTACCAAGGATATAATTATCGATTATTGGCTTGATCAAGGATTAATCTTTCCAGGTCGTCGCCCCTATTATATTTTATTGGACGACACAGATAAGCATGTCAAAAATATTAAGTTTCCAAACGTCGGACTTGATCCTACCTCCCTCAACTTTTATTCGGATCTTTGTCGCGCACTCCAAAGAGCCGAGCCTGTAGCGAGTGTAAGTGATCCTAGAAGCCTTTTTGCAGGCAACAAAAAGAAACCATTATTGCCACCTGGCACGCCACCTCTAGTACCTCCAAGACGGCATTAACAAAAAAAACCCGCATCCAGTTTCCTGAGTGCGGGTTTTTTAGCTCGCTGATAATCCTTGCGGATTTACGCCTTACGAATCTTGCGGAGGATCTCCACAGAACGCAGTTGCGCGGCAGCTTGAGCCAGTTCTTTCTGCACCTGGGCAAAGTCCAGTGTGTCCTTTTGCTCAGAAAGCTGCTTCTCGGCGGCTTTGCGTGCAGCTTCTGCTGCAGCGGCGTCGAGGTTTTCAGCTCTCTCACAAGCATCGGCCAGAATGGTGACAACATGCGGTTGAATTTCTAGCATTCCACCCGACACATATAACACTTCTTCTTCCTGACCTTCGCCTTTAATCAAACGGACAATACCGGGCTTAAGGCGGGACAGCAGAGGCGCGTGGCCGGGTGAGATACCCAGATCGCCACTGTCTGCGGTGGCTACCACCATCTCGCAGCTACCGGAAAAAATAGACTTCTCCGAGCTAACGACTTCGACCTGAATGGTCTTCATACTCTGTCCCCCTTAGCTTTACAGGCTCTTGGCTTTCTCAGTAGCTTCTTCGATCGAACCTACCATGTAGAAAGCTTGCTCTGGCAGACTATCGAAGTCGCCAGCCAAAATGCCTTTAAAGCCGGCGATGGTATCTTTCAGAGAAACATACTTACCTGGAGAACCGGTGAAGATTTCTGCTACGAAGAAAGGCTGAGATAGGAAACGTTCCACTTTACGTGCACGCGCCACCAACAGCTTATCTTCTTCAGACAGTTCATCCATACCCAGGATGGCGATGATATCTTTCAGCTCTTTATAACGCTGCAAGGTATTTTGAACACCACGCGCTGTAGTAAAGTGCTCTTCGCCGATTACCAATGGATCTAACTGACGTGAAGTTGAGTCCAGTGGATCTACCGCAGGGTAAATACCCTTAGAAGCGATATCACGACTCAATACAACCGTTGCATCCAAATGCGAGAATGTGGTTGCAGGAGATGGGTCAGTCAAGTCATCCGCAGGTACGTATACTGCTTGGATTGAAGTGATGGAACCTGATTTTGTGGAGGTAATACGCTCCTGCAAAACACCCATCTCTTCAGCCAGAGTTGGCTGATAACCTACCGCTGAAGGCATACGGCCTAACAGTGCAGATACTTCAGTACCGGCCAAGGTGTAACGGTAAATGTTGTCAACGAACAACAATACGTCACGACCTTCATCACGGAACTTCTCAGCCATTGTCAGACCTGTCAAAGCAACACGCAGGCGGTTACCTGGAGGCTCATTCATCTGACCATAAACCATGGCAACTTTTGACTTATCAAATTGCTCAACGTTTACAACGCCGGATTCCTGCATTTCGTGATAGAAGTCGTTACCTTCACGAGTACGCTCACCCACACCAGCAAATACCGATAAACCGGAATGCTTGATTGCGATGTTGTTGATCAATTCCATCATGTTTACGGTTTTACCAACACCGGCACCACCGAACAAACCCACTTTACCACCCTTAGCGAAAGGGCAAACCAAGTCGATAACTTTGATGCCGGTTTCCAGCAACTCGTTACCACCTGCTTGCTCAGCAAAGGTAGGTGCAGCACGGTGAATTGGCATACGCTCTTCTTCGCCGATTTCACCACACTCATCAATTGGGTTACCCAATACGTCCATGATACGACCTAGGCAATGCTTGCCTACTGGAACCATGATTGGCGCATTAGTGTTAACACAAGCTAACCCACGGCTTAAGCCGTCGGACACACCCATGGCAATACAACGTACAATGCCGTCGCCCAGCTGCTGCTGAACTTCCAGGGTGAGGCCTTTTTCTTCTACAAGCAGTGCGTCGTAGATTTTCGGCACGCTATCGCGCGGAAATTCTACGTCAATCACCGCTCCGATGATTTCAACGATCTTACCAGCACTCATTGTCTGTTCCTCGTAACTTTGCATCAGCGACTGCATCAAACGGCAGCGGCACCACTAACAATTTCGGAAAGTTCCTGGGTGATCGCAGTTTGGCGAGCCTTGTTATAAACAAGTTGTAATTCTTCAATCAAATTACCGGCGTTTTCAGAGGCGGACTTCATTGCCACCATCCGAGCTGCCTGCTCACTTGCGATGTTCTCTACAACGCCTTGGTAAATCTGAGATTCTACATAACGATGCAATAAGCTACCCATCAGCTCTTTTGCATCTGGTTCGTAGATGTAATCCCAGTAATGATCCAGCTCTTCTTCCTCAACTTTTGGCGCTGGCAACAGCTGCTCAAAAGTCGGTTGCTGGGTCATGGTGTTTACAAATTCGTTGTACACCAGGAAAATCTGATCAAGCTTGCCTGCATCAAAGGCATCAAGCATGACTTTGGTGGGGCCAATCAAATCTTGCGCTGCCGGCTGATCACCCAAATGGCTGGCGCTTGCCAAGACATTTAAGCCCAGTCGACTGAGTAAACCATTTGCCTTACTACCAATCAGGCAAAGATCTACTTCGATACCTTTTTCCGTCCAACCCTGGAAATCTTTCACCAGTGTGCGGAACAAGTTGTTGTTCAGGCCGCCGCAGAGTCCCCGGTCAGAGGAGACCACGATATAGCCCACGCGCTTTACTTCACGCGCCTGCAGCCATGGGTGATGGTATTCAGGGTGACCTTTTGCAAGGTGACCTATTACGCTACGAATCTTCTGAGCATAAGGTCGGGTCGCATTCATGCGAGCCTGAGTCTTACGCATCTTACTCGCCGCGACCATCTGCATAGCCCCGGTGATCTTTTGCGTATTTTTAATACTGTTGATCTGGGTCCGAATCTCTTTTCCGACGGCCATTTGTCTGCATCCGTATTGAGTCAGTTACCGACGTGCGCAGCCAGGTGGCTGCGCACGCTAGTGTTCTACCAGGTACCTGTATTGATAAACGCTTCGATGCCTTCGGACAGCGCTGCTTCGATTTCTTTATCGTAGGCAGCTGTCTCGTTGATTTTGTCCATTAACTCAGTTTTGCTTGAGTTCATGAATTCAATCAGGCCTCGCTCGAAGTCACATACTTTCGTTACTTCGATGCTTTTCAGATAACCTTTCTCGGCTGCAAACAGAACCACTGCCATTTCGGCAATCTTCATGGTTGCAAACTGACCTTGCTTCATCAGCTCGATCACTCGTTGGCCGTGTTCTAACTGTGCACGAGTCGCATCGTCAAGATCGGAAGCAAACTGTGCGAATGCTGCCAACTCACGATACTGCGCCAGTGCCAGACGAATACCACCGCCCAACTTCTTGATGATCTTGGTCTGTGCTGCACCACCTACTCGAGATACCGAAATACCCGCGTTCATCGCCGGACGGATACCGGAGTTAAACAGATCGGTTTCAAGGAAGATCTGACCGTCAGTAATCGAAATTACGTTAGTCGGAACGAAGGCAGATACGTCACCAGCCTGGGTTTCGATGATTGGCAGAGCGGTCAAAGAACCGGTTTTGCCTTTCACCCTACCGTCGGTAATCTTTTCAACATACTCAGCGTTGATTCGAGCTGCGCGCTCTAACAAACGAGAATGCAGATAGAAAACGTCACCTGGATATGCTTCACGTCCTGGAGGACGTTTCAATAGCAGGGAGATCTGACGATATGCCCAAGCTTGCTTGGTCAAATCATCATAAACTGCTAGAGCATCTTCACCGCTATCACGGAAGAATTCGCCCATGGTACAACCGGCAAACGGTGCAATAAATTGCAGCGCTGCTGGGTCAGAAGCGCCAGCGGCAACAATAATGGTGTGAGCCATTGCGCCGTGCTCTTCTAATTTGCGCACTACGTTAGCAATAGTCGACGCTTTTTGGCCGATTGCTACGTAAACACAAATAATACCAGTGCCCTTCTGGTTGATAATGGTATCAATCGCTACCGCCGTCTTACCGATCTGGCGGTCACCGATGATCAGCTCACGCTGGCCACGGCCGATTGGCACCATCGAGTCGATAGACTTAATACCGGTTTGCATCGGTTGGTCTACAGACTGTCGAGCGATTACACCAGGTGCAACCTTCTCGATTGGGCTAGTTTGGGTAGTGCCCAGAGGGCCCTTACCGTCGATTGGATTTCCCAGTGGATCTACCACTCGGCCAATCAGCTCACGACCAACCGGTACCTCAAGGATACGGCCAGTACAGCGAGCGGTGTCGCCTTCAGACAGATGACCGAAGCCGCCCAGTACCACTGCACCAACAGAGTCACGCTCTAGGTTCAGTGCCATAGCGAAAACGCCACCTGGCAGTTCAATCATTTCACCGTACATAACCGCTTCTAGGCCATGTATACGGATGATGCCGTCAGAAACGCTAACGATGGTGCCTTCGGTTCTCGCCTCAGCCGCACCGTCGAATGAACCGATTCTTTGCTTGATCAGTTCACTGATTTCAGATGGATTTAGTTGCATTGCTCTGTATCCTTCATCAAACCTTTACGGTGTCGGCCAAGCGTTGCAATTTGCCACGCACCGATCCGTCGATCACCTTGTCTCCAGCCCGGATCACCGCGCCACCGATCAAACTTACGTCCTCGTCAAAAGCAAGGCGTACGTCCTGACCTAAATTGCGCTTGAGTGCCTCAGCCAGCTTGTCTTTCAGCGCACTTGGGAATGCAACTGCAGAAGTCACTTGAACTTGGGCGATGTGCCCCAGCTCAGCTTTATGCTGTTCAAAAAGAACTGCAATTTCTGGCAGTGCCGCCAAACGATCATTTTCAGACAATAACTTTAAAAAGTTACGCCCCAAATCGTTGAGCTCATCCTTACAGACGCTGAGAAAACCCTCAGTGATCTGTTCACGGGTCGCTTTAGGGTTATGCAGGAACTGCTGCATGGTTGCATCAGATGCAACCTGCCCTGCAAGCCCCAGCATCTGCGACCAGCCATCCAGATCGCCCGCTTCCCTAGCGAACTCAAAAGCTGCTCGGGCGTAGGGTCTTGCGATGGTAATTGCTTCAGCCATAGCCGCCTCGTTTACAGTTCAGCAACCAGCTTATTTAAAAGCTCGCTGTGTGCTTTCTCATCGATAGAGGATTTAAGGATTTGCTCCGCACCAGAAACTGCCAAAGCTGCAACCTGACTACGCAATGCTTCACGCGCCTGGTTAACTTGCTGGTCAATTTCTGCTTTGGCTGCAGTGATCAGGCGTTCGCCTTCTTCACGTGCTGCATCCTTAGCTTCCTCAACGATCTGGTTTGCCCGCTTATTAGCGCTATCTAGAACTACCGCTGCTTGCTGTTTGGCTTCGGCAATCGCCTGGTCCACATCAGCTTTAGCTGCTTCTAGTTCTTGAGCACCTCGCTCAGCCGCCGCAAGACCATCAGCAATTTTTTGCTGACGCTCACGCAGAGCGGTGATCACCGGTGGCCACACATATTTCATGGTGAACCACACGAACAGGGCGAAGGTGATCATTTCACCCAAAAGGGTGGCATTGATATTCACAACCAAGTCCCTCGCTAGTCAGATGGAAAAGAGTTTATTTTACAGCTGACTGATAAAGGGGTTGGCAAAGGTAAAGAACAAAGCAATACCTACACCGATCATGGTTACCGCGTCCAGCAAGCCAGCTACGATAAACATTTTAACCTGCAGCATTGGAACCATTTCTGGTTGACGCGCAGCGCCTTCCAAGAATTTTCCGCCCAAGATACCAAAACCAATCGCAGTACCTAGTGCACCCAGGCCGATCAATAACGCAACGGCGATCGCAGTGAAGCCAATTACAGTTTCCATCGTTCATCCTCCAGAACTGTTTAGAGTTGTGTTGTTACAAGTAAAAAATTAATGATGCTCGTGCGCCATTGCCATATAGACGATGGTTAACATCATGAAGATAAAGGCCTGAAGCACGATTACCAGAATGTGGAAGATGGCCCATGGAACACCCAACATCCACTGTAAATACACTGGTAATAATGCGATCAAGATGAACAACAGTTCGCCTGCGTACAGGTTACCGAACAGTCGCAACGCCAGAGAGATTGGCTTGGCGATCAGGCCAACACCCTCTAACAAGAAGTTGAAAGGGATCATCCACTTGCCAAAAGGCTGAAGTGTCAGTTCACCAATAAAGCCACCGATACCCTTGACTTTGATGCTGTAGAAAATGATCAAAGCAAACACTGACATGGACATACCCAGCGTCAGGTTAGGGTCAGTAGTTGGAACAATTTTGATATGCAATCCAAGCCAGGCCGCTAAATCAACCGGGATTAAATCCATAAAGTTCATCATGAATACCCAGACAAAAATCGTCAGACCCAATGGGCCGATCAGATTGCTTTTGCCAGAGAAAGTATCTTTAACGCTACCGTCGACAAATTCGACCAGTATTTCTACAAAATTTTGCAAGCTACCAGGAACGCCGGTTACTGCACGTTTAGCCGCTATGCGGAAAAACACTAAAAAGATCAGGCCCAGAATAATTGAAACACCCAGCGTATCTACATGAAACGCCCAGAATCCCATATCTGAAGCTTGCTGGGCTGAATGCGCCAGTCCCCAGCTACCATCGGCATGTTGGCCGAAAGTCATATTCTGCAGGTGGCCCTGAATATACTCAGCTGCGTTAGCTGGTCCGGTACTCGCTGCAGTCTCAGTCGCACTCATGTCAGTTACACCTTATTTGTCTTAAATATCAGAGGCGCGCCCCAAAATACCAATTGTGCTGCTGCAAACCCAAAAAGAGTGGCCAGCATGGTGACGTTAAGCAATTTGATTACCAACACCATCAACACAACCGCAATGACTATTCTCATTGCTTCGCCCTTATAAAAATCCCCGGCAACTTGCCGAGCTGCCTTAACACCGGAGCGAGCGAACACTCGGTGGGCAAAATATAAGCAGGAAGTGGTGTTGACTAGGCCACCCATTAACGCCGATAACGCGCCATGAGCATCAGAAATGAGCCACGATAACGTGGCTGCCAGAAAACTGACAATAAGCTGCCAACCAATGAATCGAAACGCATTACGTCGATTCGTTTTGGCAATATGCTGCAACATTCCGATTAAACCATCAGAACCTTGCAGGTGAAATCGTTACTTTTCATCTACTTATCCTGATTACAACCCAAAACCCAGCTCTTAACTCCTTGAGAGTCGGCCGGAAGTATAATGATTCGCCCTCCACCGTTCAACACGAAAAAGAATAGTGGCAGTTTGTATTATCACTTGACGCGTCATTTTGTCGCTGATCAACATCATGACAAGCACAAGCGGGCGAGTGGCGAAAACCATACAGCTACCTCTTTGGGAGTAGCCCAGACATGGATCAAAATTCAGGTAGATTTATATTTACAATCTAAGTTTTTTAGCAATCACACCTGAAATTACCTTTTTATATCAATCAATTAATTTGATATATCTTAAAATATCACTTTCTTGTTGTAGCTCAAGAAAAGCGCTTCCTAATCGTTTACTAGCTTCCATCGCCTCTCGCCAATAAGCTTTTCTTTGATCATCTCGGCCCTGAAAGTGTCGAAAATCTTGTCGATCAGGAATTTTTGAATAGGGTAATTTCTCAACAAATTTTTTTGTTGGCGATAATAAAATGACATTATCCAACACCTTTCCATTTGCTCGACGATGCTTCAGCGGCTTATCAAACCAACAAGGTGTCAGGTGAGAGTAAAAGTGTGGGTATAACACCAATCTTTGATCGCAAGCGTCCAAAAATTTGAGTGCAGGATGGTAATCGAGCAGTCCGCCATCGCGATACACCCCTTTTGGCGCACCTTTGATATTCGCTACGCCTGGCAGCACGCACGGGATTGACCCTGATGCTAACAATGCTTGGCGGAAGTTATCGCCAGTCAACTTCACATGGTGATGGGCAAAGCCATAATCACTGCCAAATGCAGGCTGGTATCGCTGATCATGAAAAATCACCCGA
This window encodes:
- a CDS encoding F0F1 ATP synthase subunit delta, translated to MAEAITIARPYARAAFEFAREAGDLDGWSQMLGLAGQVASDATMQQFLHNPKATREQITEGFLSVCKDELNDLGRNFLKLLSENDRLAALPEIAVLFEQHKAELGHIAQVQVTSAVAFPSALKDKLAEALKRNLGQDVRLAFDEDVSLIGGAVIRAGDKVIDGSVRGKLQRLADTVKV
- a CDS encoding F0F1 ATP synthase subunit epsilon, producing the protein MKTIQVEVVSSEKSIFSGSCEMVVATADSGDLGISPGHAPLLSRLKPGIVRLIKGEGQEEEVLYVSGGMLEIQPHVVTILADACERAENLDAAAAEAARKAAEKQLSEQKDTLDFAQVQKELAQAAAQLRSVEILRKIRKA
- the atpG gene encoding F0F1 ATP synthase subunit gamma; this encodes MAVGKEIRTQINSIKNTQKITGAMQMVAASKMRKTQARMNATRPYAQKIRSVIGHLAKGHPEYHHPWLQAREVKRVGYIVVSSDRGLCGGLNNNLFRTLVKDFQGWTEKGIEVDLCLIGSKANGLLSRLGLNVLASASHLGDQPAAQDLIGPTKVMLDAFDAGKLDQIFLVYNEFVNTMTQQPTFEQLLPAPKVEEEELDHYWDYIYEPDAKELMGSLLHRYVESQIYQGVVENIASEQAARMVAMKSASENAGNLIEELQLVYNKARQTAITQELSEIVSGAAAV
- the atpD gene encoding F0F1 ATP synthase subunit beta, producing the protein MSAGKIVEIIGAVIDVEFPRDSVPKIYDALLVEEKGLTLEVQQQLGDGIVRCIAMGVSDGLSRGLACVNTNAPIMVPVGKHCLGRIMDVLGNPIDECGEIGEEERMPIHRAAPTFAEQAGGNELLETGIKVIDLVCPFAKGGKVGLFGGAGVGKTVNMMELINNIAIKHSGLSVFAGVGERTREGNDFYHEMQESGVVNVEQFDKSKVAMVYGQMNEPPGNRLRVALTGLTMAEKFRDEGRDVLLFVDNIYRYTLAGTEVSALLGRMPSAVGYQPTLAEEMGVLQERITSTKSGSITSIQAVYVPADDLTDPSPATTFSHLDATVVLSRDIASKGIYPAVDPLDSTSRQLDPLVIGEEHFTTARGVQNTLQRYKELKDIIAILGMDELSEEDKLLVARARKVERFLSQPFFVAEIFTGSPGKYVSLKDTIAGFKGILAGDFDSLPEQAFYMVGSIEEATEKAKSL
- a CDS encoding patatin-like phospholipase family protein — its product is MSDLLIQAGPKAYRHIQQHGLRAKDIGAIIGASGAVKWLAIYGLDCAIFGQWLKNELTAEDKPIALYGTSIGAWKLAAAAQNDPVAAMTALAESYIDQSYAKGVTPAEIAANAIKMLDRFLPEQAVDEILQQPNLHYSLGTIRCHGLLGSDSVKKQLLGMIAGYLKNVVGYQALHSSMDRVIFHDQRYQPAFGSDYGFAHHHVKLTGDNFRQALLASGSIPCVLPGVANIKGAPKGVYRDGGLLDYHPALKFLDACDQRLVLYPHFYSHLTPCWFDKPLKHRRANGKVLDNVILLSPTKKFVEKLPYSKIPDRQDFRHFQGRDDQRKAYWREAMEASKRLGSAFLELQQESDILRYIKLID
- the atpB gene encoding F0F1 ATP synthase subunit A, yielding MSATETAASTGPANAAEYIQGHLQNMTFGQHADGSWGLAHSAQQASDMGFWAFHVDTLGVSIILGLIFLVFFRIAAKRAVTGVPGSLQNFVEILVEFVDGSVKDTFSGKSNLIGPLGLTIFVWVFMMNFMDLIPVDLAAWLGLHIKIVPTTDPNLTLGMSMSVFALIIFYSIKVKGIGGFIGELTLQPFGKWMIPFNFLLEGVGLIAKPISLALRLFGNLYAGELLFILIALLPVYLQWMLGVPWAIFHILVIVLQAFIFMMLTIVYMAMAHEHH
- a CDS encoding ATP synthase subunit I, with amino-acid sequence MLQHIAKTNRRNAFRFIGWQLIVSFLAATLSWLISDAHGALSALMGGLVNTTSCLYFAHRVFARSGVKAARQVAGDFYKGEAMRIVIAVVLMVLVIKLLNVTMLATLFGFAAAQLVFWGAPLIFKTNKV
- a CDS encoding F0F1 ATP synthase subunit B; translated protein: MNINATLLGEMITFALFVWFTMKYVWPPVITALRERQQKIADGLAAAERGAQELEAAKADVDQAIAEAKQQAAVVLDSANKRANQIVEEAKDAAREEGERLITAAKAEIDQQVNQAREALRSQVAALAVSGAEQILKSSIDEKAHSELLNKLVAEL
- the atpE gene encoding F0F1 ATP synthase subunit C — protein: METVIGFTAIAVALLIGLGALGTAIGFGILGGKFLEGAARQPEMVPMLQVKMFIVAGLLDAVTMIGVGIALFFTFANPFISQL
- the atpA gene encoding F0F1 ATP synthase subunit alpha; amino-acid sequence: MQLNPSEISELIKQRIGSFDGAAEARTEGTIVSVSDGIIRIHGLEAVMYGEMIELPGGVFAMALNLERDSVGAVVLGGFGHLSEGDTARCTGRILEVPVGRELIGRVVDPLGNPIDGKGPLGTTQTSPIEKVAPGVIARQSVDQPMQTGIKSIDSMVPIGRGQRELIIGDRQIGKTAVAIDTIINQKGTGIICVYVAIGQKASTIANVVRKLEEHGAMAHTIIVAAGASDPAALQFIAPFAGCTMGEFFRDSGEDALAVYDDLTKQAWAYRQISLLLKRPPGREAYPGDVFYLHSRLLERAARINAEYVEKITDGRVKGKTGSLTALPIIETQAGDVSAFVPTNVISITDGQIFLETDLFNSGIRPAMNAGISVSRVGGAAQTKIIKKLGGGIRLALAQYRELAAFAQFASDLDDATRAQLEHGQRVIELMKQGQFATMKIAEMAVVLFAAEKGYLKSIEVTKVCDFERGLIEFMNSSKTELMDKINETAAYDKEIEAALSEGIEAFINTGTW